TAAACAGTCAACATATGATAATCTAACAATATATGGTATCTAACATAACAGTTGCTAAAGTTAGTTCattagaaaatatgttaatctaCCAATACCCCATCTTAACCATACCTATCCCATTCATACCCTAAAACTTATCTAAAATAGATACTTGAGTCTGAGCATCACCTTCCATACCCAAACCTAAACAACTAAAACCAACCCTTTGCAGGTAAATTCTATCCCTTAAAGCCAACTGTAGGGTAAGGGGGTGTTGTTTTCTTAGGATTGTTTCCTGCTAAATTGGGATAACTCCATGGGATTTTGTAGGCAAATAAAAAGTCTCAAGAGGATGAACTGTAACATTTGAAGGTAGTCTCTGCATGGCGGGAAAtgcttgattgaagttcttatctgaagttCTGGCCAGAATATATTAATAAGGTGCACCGtttcagctagctagtctggagttGTCTTGAGCTTTCTAGTCCCAAAGCAGTTTTAGGGTGGTGTTTGTTAGTTCAGAGGCATCAAGTTGAATCAAGTGGAATCCATGAAATGgggccccatcttctttctggagaATTCAGTTTGCTGTTAGGATATTTTTGTTCACTGCAgaggacttaaacattaatatcaccACAGAAACTTTACCTTCCATAGATAAATGTACAGGGAAAGGTAACAATAAGGATGAAATTAAGAAAGAGGAAAATTAGGAATTTAGAGAATACAGAGTTAATACAATAACAgtcctagattttttttattctgtcttaCACAAATGTCCTTTTGATATgaaacagaaactctgaattttatttaaacatgttTGAATTTGGAAGAGGGCCAAGTCGAACACCAAAGCCAGGTTTGAATTTTATATGAACAGGGACTATGATACTGCTGGTCAGCAGGAAACAGAAGACAACAGTTTAGTGTAAATATTTTACCATAGTCAGATTCCTTGTATGATGGTCTTTCTGGAtatctatcctttcttctttaggcatctacaCATTCagtgtctttttactttttggagATGGTTTTGCCTGTTAAGGCAAGAACAAAACATTCCTCCTACCTTTGTGAAGTCTCCATACAACTCATGggatataccttggtggatgacctatcatttctccttATCCAGAAGATTCTCCTGTTCAAACCAGATCTTTATCAACAttaatggtatccaaagcttttcttctcctgcagAAACAAAGGTGAAATCCCTACTCCAATGCAACacatcctggtttccatacagaggtcaatacCTCTTTGAAGTACCTTGGCTGATTTATTTCAGAAGTTTATTCTATTgttcagtgtctttctgtggctggttttcctttctcattagcattaagaaagctTCATATTAGTAAATCATTAAGTAATCTGTGTGGATCTGCATTCTCCTAAGCTAAAGATTCTATGCGTATTCGCCTAGCTTCTGCATCTGCTACCCCTATTCGTGCTGCTCTAGACAATCTCTGCAAAAATGCAGTATAATGTTCCCTCGGTTCCTGCAATAGCTTGGTATATGGTTCAGTTCTCTCCTCTGGTTCATGAACCAGATCCCAAGCAATCAAAGCAGCTGTACGGCATAGAAACAAGATGTATTCATCATATGTACatacgtggtatgtactcactcatatgcagattttagacatagagtaaaggattaccagcctactacccacactgccagagaaactagtaaacaattaggaccctaaaagagacaacaaacattgtcccctggagaaggggaaagggtcaagatcctctgaacaatttgagagcatgggaagaagggggagggagctacgagaatgagaatggaagaagagaaaggatgaggaggtcatgagggagcagaaaggttgagtcaggagaagaatagaaggaagggtatgtgataggtagggttttagttggcgggtgggaggggaggaagggagggagaagcgaactgggtttgtcatgtaaaacaattttgtttctaattcaaacaaaaaattattaaaaaaaagaatctctctatcatcttttctctctgttctctatttcttttcctacaacaacaacaacaaaaacactcaaATGTCAGAAAATCACTCAACTGTTTGATATCAtaagtcatcagggaaatgaaaattaaagctactttgagatttcatcttacacaagTCAGAAAACCATggccaataaaaaaaaatagttgattTGATGATGAAATGGAGCAAGGGGAACtcatccattgctagtgggagtccaaacttgtacagccactatgaaaatcagtgtggcagttccttgAAAAGCTGGGAAACAATCTACTTCACGACGctgctataccactcttgggcatatatctaAAGGATGTTTCATTCACCCTAGAGACACTTGATcaaccatattcattgctgctctgtggATAATGCCCAGAAATTTCTAATAAACTAgatgtctatcaacagatgaatagatacagaaaatgtgttatatttgcaTATCAGAATATAGCTCACCCATTAAAGATAACAAAATCAGGAAATTCACAGGTATATAAATTAAACTAGGAAAAAAGTTGTCGtcattgaggtaacccagatccataaagacaaacatggtatgtatatttcatgtatatttttgCTATTTACTCAttgatttcttaaaaaatatatgttcAGTCCACATAAGCACAAAGGTTTGATATAGAATAGTAAGAGACTTGGTGAGAATGATGGATGTCCATAGCAAAGGGAAATAGACTAAATAGTTACAGGGCATGGGGAGTGGTGGAATGGGAAGATGAAatagggaaggggaaggaaagggaggcatACATGGAAATGAGTGGAGGAACAGCTAAAACTGAGAACACTTGAGGGGTAGTATGCAATTCTAATACAGTAGGAGTTTCAtatacagtgtgtgtgggggcaaTCCAAATAAAATTGCCAAATAGCATGGGGGATGGAACCCCAGCTGGACATCAGTCATCACCAAATGAAAATTCCAGAAttgggaatgggttacatctaattgtgTCATTGGCTGAAGGGGGGTCCCATGAAAAcccctaaacaacccaggctattccCAAGACaggtctggcacaggagaaatgttaggggatccaaagggatgaccccaactaagaatctagactGCTGTGGAAAGGCTGCCTTCGacgcccttcccttataatgagactgatgactaccatggttaccattcttagagctttcatccagtagctgatcaaagaagaaacaggcacccacagctaagcattgaaccatactcctggagtcaatttgtggagagggaggtgggatgagcaaaggagccaagacggtgctagagaaacccacagaaagagttgacctgacctagtgaaagcatggagaccctaggCGTAAaattggggaaccagcattggaccaaaccaagcccactgaatgtgggtgccagattgGAGGCCAAGACAGCCTATGGGACctgtaacagtggagccagtgtttatccctagagcacaaatggactttgggagcccattccctatggatggttACTATTGCAGCatggagggcctagatcctcccccaaaTGGTAtaatggactttgaaggtcccccatggagcgcctcactatccctggggaggaagttggggatgggtgggagggttggtggggaacatgggaggatgggagggtgagggaatgggggattggaTATGTAAAAAAATccttgtcttgagaaaaaaaaattttaaaggaacatGGAAATAAAATGACCTCGTGATATCATTCtactatactcacagatcagccATTATTACATCCTCCAGCAGTGAATGGGAACAAACACTGAGACGCACAGCCAGAAAACGTgcagaatgagagaccttgaaacactcagccCTATACAGAATGTCTGCATCAAATCTGTCCTTTCAGGGCTCAGGAAAGTCTGTGAAACAGGAAAGAATGGAGGAGCCAGGGGATATGGAGAACATCAAGAAAACTGGGCCTTCTTAACACAACTCACTGACACAAATATAAACTGTAAACTCTGAAACTGAGCAGTATGCATAATGCCTAAGCAGGTCTGCACTAGATAGTGTCCTAGAGCTAATAGCAGAAGCTATTAGCACACACACCCCATCACTAACCCTGAAGACACCTCCATTTTGGGGGTGAGGATCAAAATTATACATGTTAGTCACTGGGAGACAATTTTGGAAAAATGCTCCAAATAGCCTTCTACAGGACTTGTTTTTtaactttgtatttattctttgtggctttcatgtcacacacacatCTTGGTTCCATTTATGTCCCCATCCCTTCTTATCCACCCTCTGCATTTGCAACATCCCCAtccccaataaaataaataaaatttaagagaataaaataatctCATCATTGAAGTGTTAGTaggacacagtgagtcacacataTACCCTTTTGTCCGTAGTCTTTAGTTGCATGTATTCCCTGCAGAGGGCCATCTGTTTAGTTTGAGGCCTCCACTTTCTGGTACACTATAGGTATTGGGCTTTCAGTGGAACTCTTGTGAATTTCCTGTTGTCCTATGTGTGGAGCTCCGGCAGCTTTAGATCTGCAGCACAGGCCTATTCCCATGCTTCATCAGTTCACAAATGGGCAGATGTTGGGGGGGGCAACTCATATccctggttctgagcctgggtggtagctgggttggtcaggcTGCCAGCTTCCCTTCATCATGACCATCAAGGTGAACTCTCCAACAGTGTCCTGGCTAGTTAACCCCATGCTGCAAGGAGCAAATGGTGGGGGCAGTTTTCCTGGTCCCAGTTTTTACACCCTTAGgcctggctcacccacacctacaccaacaGAACCAGCTCTACTGTTTCCCAGAGAGCACGGGGCCAGATCTCCAGAAGGTAAGGAGCTGGGTCATCTCTTCCACCTGTCACACACAGGCGAGGGGCGAATTGGGGGTGGATCTTTTTCTCACCCATAGGACCCCATTTCAGACAAGGGGGAGAGGACCAGCTCTTGCACTCTCATACCATCTGGGCCGCCTTGCCAGTGCCCGTAGCATACAGgttcagctctattgtgctgcccaggagTGGGGTAGGACAAGCTCTTCTGagtgctgcagccagtgagaGGCAGTGACCAttctccctagtgttgcagcCATTGAGGGGTGCGGCCAACACTGTGAAGCCCTGTCGTCTCTACCTTGGTGGTCTCAGGAAGAATGGAAATCAGTACAGACCCTGGCAGCAGCAGGACTCTCAACACAAACATGGGTGTTAACAGAAGCCCAGGCCTAGAtatcaccatggcctcaggtggcagccaGGCTACTCACCTCTGTCTGCTTCTCACCACCTTCACCTCTTCAAATATTCTCTCAGTACAGGAAATGACACCCCCTAGTTCCCCTCCCATTCTTATTTTCCATTTCCCACCTCTGTTCCATAGcccaccatatatttgctcatcATGATAGTGCCTGACCTCCTGGCTTATGGGTCTCCTTCACCCACTCAGTCTTAATGGCACTCGGCCAGGTTGTATTTTGTCCTCACCACAGCTCTTCTCATTTGATAGCCACTTGCAagtgaaaaattagttttcttcaagggaTCTCACTGGGGAAAGAAACCACTCTAAAGGGTGGGGCCCATGCCCAGCATAAGATGGCAAACACGAAACAAACTCAATGGGATATTTGAATGTTCTTTGTCAGATaatgttgagttttgttttgtcttaattttatGTTACAGGTCCTTTGCctatatattgttatatattaggGCCTctggttttgtggttttgtgaGATTCCTGTGTGCCTCTACATCTTTATgtgttcttgtgctttttctttggctgttGTTCTCTCCTTAGTTTTGTCCTATGCCAGTTTGGTTTGACTTCccttattatcatttattttatttaattactaaTACTGATACACGTATTTGTATTCTAAAGAGAATAAAAAGGGTTTACATCCAAATAGGAGAGGAAATGTAGAGGACTTTGGATGGATGGGGGATAGGAAACGATAACCCAGATATATTCTatgaaaaatccattttcaataaaaatatttcaaattggTACAGTgatgcatacttgtaatcccaaagCTGGAGAGggggagacaagagaatccctgaGGCTACCATCTTGACCTgtttggtgagctccagattacAGTGAGAGATGCTCTTGCAAAACACAAGGTGAATGGCTTGtgaagaacaaaaaccaaagttATCTCCTGGCCTGTAGTGCCCATGCTCACACATCCTTCAtctgtgcacacactcatgcatacacatcaCAAAAAGAATCCCtggacacatgtatgtgtatataaatgatTTTAGTTACTGATAATATTTCAATAAATTCAGAtgaaatgaagcaaaaataaaaaggcccataaaattttcatataaGACTCATTAATTATCTGtggtaaaaatggaaaatataaattcACATTATTTTATGGGTCCATGTAAATTATAATTAGGAAACAGAATTAAAGCTACAATGGGATATATAAACTATTCCTGATGATTtagaatgaattaaaatattttcaaaaaagctTAAAAATTCACTGTCAACAAGAAGCTTCCTTGCATAACCTCATGATCAGGGGAATActtatgttataaaataaaaaggagagagtaAAGGAATTCCTCTGGAAATATCAACTTGATGTACAATGAACATAAAGAACTCTATGCTACTGGCAGCACAGTGTATAAAATAAGGTATATGTGTTATAATACaaattttgtttaattatgaagaATCTTACTTTGCTACTTGAACTATTAGACAGTTTaagaaaaatcttgtttttagaaaaaaaaagtaattgcaTCTGCACCAACATGACTCcctacaaccatttgtaattccagttccagggaatccaatcaGGCATCTGTGACCACCAggaatatacacatgcatacatgctggGACAACACTCATACATTTAACATTAACTTTTTTAAAGAGGAGAAAAATTACCATTTTCTAAAATTCTTGTGGAACCTTGACTGCAAGTTTGTCAGAATATTGATTATTCTGTTATCAGAACTAATTTGTACCAAAGGAGTAATTGTGGGATAGGCATTTACCACAAACTTCTGAACAGTCAGGATGACTGGGTGGTACATCCATAACAGGACTGCAGTGGATGAGATGATGAAGTCCACCCAGTACATGACCACAAAGACAACCACCAGAAGCAAGATGGTCAAGGTGGCCCTTTTCTCAGGAGATGCTTTCAAGTGGCTGAGGCTGTGAAGATATTTGCATTGCCTCTGATGTCTGAACAAGATAATCACCATGTATGCACTTGAGGTCAGCATAACTCCTACAAGAAATACATCCCTGGAGGTTGTTGCTGTTAAAATCAGCACCCTGATGATGTAGTTCATGGGGAAGAGTGAGCAATATTTGGTGATCCTCATCTGGTTGGTCTCACTGACATTGGTAAAAGCTCCAACATAGAAGATCCGGTTGGTACTGAATGACAAGTTGAGAAACCACATATAGAAGAAAGCATagatcatgtatttttttagtttatatttaaattttgccaGCAAAGAGGTACTGGGACTTACAGTGACAGCCTGAaacacactcaggagacaggtgaTGCAGATGGAGAGGCCTCTCATCATTCTGTGTATGTAAAAACTTGCCTTACATTTGAAGTCATTGTCAAAGTTCAGTGACTCAAATATATCTGTAAGCCCAATATCCCCTCCAGTGAGGACCAGCACTATGTGGATGAAGGGCAGTTGACAGGAGATCAGGTCCATGGGCTTAGATCTATGCACTAGGATTATGAAAGtgcagaaaaaaaggagaaaaatattggCCAGGACTCCAAGTCCAGCTTGGAAATAAAGGACATTCTTTAAGGAGAACATATGTAGAAATTGTATTCATCGTAACATCACAGTAGAAGCATATTTCATATATCTGAAAAATAAGAGTATACATCAAAATTGTGATTCAAAGGCCAGTATGTCTATATGACTCTGTTTTACCCACTTATTCTTGAAtaacctatatattttacttttgatGTTCTAGACTGATATCACACTCTACATTCCCATATACTTCTCCATGCATCTGCCTGTATATACAGCATACTAGCAATAGTAAAGGTGTTTACAGTCACATCCTATACAGAATGCACACTTTGTGTGCCTGTGTTGCTCCTAGAAATCCAAACCTATTGATTTACACTGCCTCATTTTATAATTAACACCTAAAACAGTAGTGACAAACACAGAAtattaatcacattttaaaaccaaataaaacttaggtttatatagaaaatatacacaaaagaaacccAAAGTAAGAAGGTGAGTCAGTCTCTTGTTCCATAATATGCTCTATTTTGCAACTATCAATGGTTTATCTATTGGAATCACAGTGATAATTCATAATAATCCCTTTATTTTAACGGGAATCCAGAATTTAAATCATAGATGCAGTTGGAGATCATTATTGCACTTTCCACACCCTGTTAATTGTATATCCATTACCTATGGTTATAAATGATCCTAGAtaagagtcatctgaggcaagcaaccTGCCTGCCGGACCGCGTTCAGCAGCAGCAGGATCCGAACACCGAATACACAGAAGCAGCCCGGCCCTCAGCCACCatcccaggtaggccaggagctgtttccggTTCCTGTTCCTCATCGCTggtcagagtcatctgacaaaaGTGACCATATGgagttcggcagcgggatccCGACACACTGAGGccaggtgacagctctgcctccaactgccggcccaGCAGGATCAGGCACACCCGATCACTGCCTACACCCAGATAACAGTGACATCTCCATCCAgcagaagaggaccgacatcagagtattggatctgtttgcatataccagaagagaaccttggtcctacacccaccaggagaacaataaacacttgctacacccaccagaagaaaggatgaggagaggacaaggtaaaagcacatccaacaacagaaaacccaatatgacacctccagagactaggaaccatataccagcaagacctcaacatcacgatgcagatgaaccagaagataatgaccttaaaaacatcttcatgaaaatgatagaggacctcaaagaggacatgagaaaatcccttaaagaaatggaagaaaaaacaaaccaaaaaatacaagatatcaacaaatctctcaaggaaacagttcaagacctaaaaactgaaatagagacaataaagaaagcacaatctgagggaatgctggaaatagaaaagctgggtaaatgatcagtaaCTACAgacgtaagcataaccaacagaatacaagagatggaagagagaatctcaggagttgaagacacactagagaaatagactcatcaaccaaagaaaatcttaagtccaacaaataaatcccttacacaaaatatccaggaaatatgggatactgtgaaaaaaccaaccctaagaataataggtatagaagaagttgaagaaatccaaatcaagggtgcagaaaacatattcaacaaaatcatagacgaaaactttcccaacctaaagaaaaacataccaatgaaaatacaagaagtctacatgacaccaaatagactgaaccaaaaaaaaagttacctagccacataattatcaaaacaacaaacatacacaacaaagagaaaatattaagagctgcaaaggaaaaggtCAATTAACctaaaaaggcaaacctatcagaatcacacctgacttttccttgaaaactctgaaagccagaaggtgctggatagatagtctacctacactaagagaccatggatgccagccataGTTTCTCCAgccatggagaaacaaaagacccaggatagccaaaacaaccatgtataataaaggaacttctggaggcatcaccatccctgactttaagctctattacagagctatagtcctgaaaacagtttggtattggcacaaaaatagacaggtagacaaatggaatagagttgaaaaccctgatattaacccacatacctacaaacatctgatttttgacaaacaatccaaatatatatgctggaacaaagagaacatcttcaacaaatggtgctggcacaactggatgcaaacatgtagaagactacagatagacccaagcctttcaccctgcacaaaacttaagtcaaaatggatcaaagacctcaacataaacccagccacactgaacctactagaagataaagtgggaaataccattgaattaatcagtacaggagaccacttcctgaacataacaccagtagcacagactctgagatcaacaattaataaatgggacctcctgaaactgagaagcttctgtaaggcaaaggacatagcaagacaaaacgacagcccacagactgggaaaagatattcaccaaccccacatctgacagagggctgatctccaaaatatacaaagaactcaagaagctagtctctaaaacaccaaacaatccaattaaaaaatgggttacagaactaaatagacaattctcaatagaggaatctaaaatggctgaaagacacataagaaagtgttcaacatccttacccatcagggaaatgcaaatcaaaacaactctgagatgccatcttactcctgtcagaatggctaaaatcaaaaataccaatgacagtttatggtggagaggatgtggagaaagaggaacattcctccactgctggtgggagtgccaacttgtacagccactgtggaaatcagtatggcgactcctcaagaaaatgggaatcagtctaccacaagatccagcaattccactcctaggcatatacccaaaagaagcacattcatataacaaggacatctgttcaaccatgttcatagcagcattatttgtaatagccagaaactggaagcagcctagatgccctcaaccaaagaatggatagagaaaatgtggtacatttacacaatggagtactactcagcagaaaaaaacaatggaatcttgaaatttgcaggaaaatggatggaactagaagaaaccattttgagcaaggtaacctaatcacaaaaagacaaatatgatatgtactcactcatatgtggacctgctttatgatacatagtagtgaccatgcttatcatgctttatcagagctgtttttaatgatgtttttaatgatgttttaatgatgttgctcag
This is a stretch of genomic DNA from Cricetulus griseus strain 17A/GY chromosome 8, alternate assembly CriGri-PICRH-1.0, whole genome shotgun sequence. It encodes these proteins:
- the LOC100766019 gene encoding putative vomeronasal receptor-like protein 4, with the translated sequence MFSLKNVLYFQAGLGVLANIFLLFFCTFIILVHRSKPMDLISCQLPFIHIVLVLTGGDIGLTDIFESLNFDNDFKCKASFYIHRMMRGLSICITCLLSVFQAVTVSPSTSLLAKFKYKLKKYMIYAFFYMWFLNLSFSTNRIFYVGAFTNVSETNQMRITKYCSLFPMNYIIRVLILTATTSRDVFLVGVMLTSSAYMVIILFRHQRQCKYLHSLSHLKASPEKRATLTILLLVVVFVVMYWVDFIISSTAVLLWMYHPVILTVQKFVVNAYPTITPLVQISSDNRIINILTNLQSRFHKNFRKW